The following nucleotide sequence is from Dunckerocampus dactyliophorus isolate RoL2022-P2 chromosome 7, RoL_Ddac_1.1, whole genome shotgun sequence.
ATATttgattacagtcatccctcatttatagcagttaattggtacCAGACCTGACCGCATTAAATTAATTTCCGCAATggaggattcaatgttaataaatttaatgaattctaaatacgttttttaacattattagagctctctagacatgaaataatacccctagagacacctttacacccctattattgtttacaccacattgcagctcttatgctgcagggactccaaagacggccgctagctagcaagctggcGAGCTAATGAGTTAGCAAGATAACCAGTTACcctccaatttatttcttctaaacttatgAAGCCAACAACTTACCACTTCCCCCTGGGATCGGAGGAGAATTTTTTTGTggcattactgccgcctagtgaccagaatgctacatatcacttgcattttatgttttaactaataatacagtagaccatagtctaccacaaaacaccgatcatttcattaattcattcatttctggaaGACCTGCGATATTGCGAGGTGAAGACTGTATTGTGATACAAGCACTACTCTTATAAAAGTTGTTTCATTACTGGGCTTCATTGTGCAGCATCGCAGGACCCGCTCAAGTCATGcaggctcgctcctccccctccaaaccctccagcGGTGCTTGACAggcaccccccaaaaaatataacCTCGTGTCAAAGGCAACACGGACTGCAGAGCGGTAATTGTTATGCTTTCTTCCGGTATGTAGCCTTTCTTGTTTTTACCTCATGCGAAAGCGCCATTTTTAAATccaccaaaacaaaagaaacaatggaGCAAATTGACAAGTGTCTTATGTAGAAATTCACATATATGAGCAATTGTATCATACTTCCTTGTAGCTACTCAATGACAGGAGccaaaacactgcccctagcacTTTAGCAAAGAACTGCAAGTCAAACCGAAGATCAGCAAAGAATCAAAACTCCCTCAGAAGGGCGGGCGTAGTGTCCACGACTGTAGCATAGTCAAGTCTTGGGAGTCTCACATTGCGTTGCTGTCTTGGTAACGCATCCATGTGAATGTGGGTCAAGGTTCAGAGAAAGCAATCCTGGGAGAGGTGTTGCGTTTCAAATGTCAACAATGTCTCCAATCTCTCCAAACCAACATTCAGACAAAACCTATTATTATGCACTGTCATTGTAAAGTTCACGTCTTACAAAACTCTTTGTAGTTACAAATAATTTGAACACAGTTTTGCTGGTATGACCTTGTTGTGTAATGTTTGCTATTCAACAGGCTGTCATGGACAACTACGTAATATTAAAAAGGGTTATCAGTGTTTAAAATGGTTCAGAACTCAGCCCAGTCTATTTATAAATCTTACTACATCCCTGAACGTTAATACAGAATAGTGGCACGACGTGTACTTAAACTTCAAAGCGATGCCTTATGAGGTTTTTAGTTGCAAATCTCTTTCTGCCCAATTCTGCTGATTCTCCAGCAGTTGACTTTTGTGTATACACGATACATGAAGCTCAAAGCCCGAAAATTGTCATAAAGACATTTGGCTGAAACTATCTGTCATGTACTGTACTTAACTGCAGGGTGAGGCCTACAGAGATTAGACTGTCAGCTATGGCTAACGTTAGCCATATGTTTACCAAGACAGGAGTACGCTTTAATTATATAGTAACTGAACTACTCAACGAAAACCTTGCTCTACTACACGTGAAAATACATTACAGTAGTACAATAGTTTAACACAAAACTCCTCGCTGGCACTGCTACGACTTCCCTACCAATTAGAGGACGGTTAGCTAACGTCAACAGTTAGCAAACGCCGACTCCCGAGTTAGCTCTTAAAAGCCATGTTTAACACAgtacatttcaacaaaaaacacattgctCACAACATCACGAAGAAATAAACTGCATACATACCCGGCTGCCATGCTTGAGCAGCGACTAAAATCCAAATGTTTCATAAAAAAGAATGTTGACGCAGTTCAGTGCTTTCCCGTGTCCTCTTCCTGGAACAACAACACTACGTCATTTCCGAGATAGGCAGGCAGTCGCTTGGGAATCCCACGCGTGTCAAAAAAGACAcgaaaaatatatttctaagAAAAATGCCAGAGAGAATAAAAATTTAACAAAGCactaaaaaaagttgtatcagtTTGTTTAATCAAGGATGAAGAtattataaatgaaaataatcatCGTGTATAAAATATAAGGCTTAACATTCTCTTCATTTGGAAATTATGACTTAACTTAGTTAAATTTTTGATGTAACCAATATATTTCAGATGACTGTTTTTAGACTgtagacaagaaaaaaatatcttaatataaatattttaaaaataaataaaataaatgtccgtCTTCAGCTAATTATGTGCTTTGATCTTCCTTCCTACGCcctacataaaataaataaataaaataaataaaatacttgggCAAAATATTGCAACGGTGACCCGCCCCTGCCACTCATAGGGGTTAGGAGCGCTATGTGATTGGCTAAGGAACCTGTCATTGAAGAATGTAACATTACGTCAGCCAGCAGGGTAAAGGGGAGACAAGTATGGCGGCTGTGCTCAGAGGGACTCGGTACATGGTCAGGAGTCGGTGCAAGAATGTTGACTTTGCGATTGGTAAGGTTTTCCCAACTTAAGTCTTGACAGGCGTCGCGTTTACTTGTTGGTGTTTAAGCGTTTTTGCTACCGAGCGGTCCGCCCAATGTTGCAAAAAATGCTTAAAGCGAAGTTTCAGTACATTTTCGACACATTGTTTAGCTAGTTTTGGGGGGGCTACTGTTGTCATTTTGATAATTTTAGGAGCGTTTCTTCGTCTTAGTTTCAGCTCGTTTGCAACCTAATGATAGTTTCTCGAACCTGTTAAAGTGAGCCGTGAAATATACCAGCTTTGGTACTGTTTCCAACTATTAATGGCTAATGTGTGCCGTTGTCTGCCACTGCTGGTCTTGTGTTTCAGAAATAGTGTAATAACTGCACTCACTGTCATAGGACTTTGCCCTCTGTAGCCGCTTCAGAAGGCACGACGATTTAAGCGGGAAAACTTTTAAATATGCTTAAATGACTAAACACTTTTTTCTGCCTATTTACTGTTGtctgtgtatatatttattactgtgttgtgtatttttgcaaATCAATCCGATTCATTCATAAAGTACAACTTCTTTCTTCCTTTCAGTCATACTGCAGTTTATTGCTTGTGTGTTGCATACTAAAGTGTAgttgtcttgtttttattaAAGTACAAACTTTATACATGCATATTAACACAAAATAGGTAAGTTGATGTGAATTACTACTTATGTGTTATACTATTAACTGTATGTTAAGAAAGTACTACATACTGCTTAATAGTGTAGCGTCTGAGGTGTAGGGGGTGTAGAGTCACTCTTTGcaggacaaaaactcacaaacttATGGTCTATGGAGAGGGCGTGTCGGCTCCATTTATTCAACACAACATGTGCCAGTCACACCGAACGACAACAGTCACCTTTTTTATGACATCATCTCTGCGCTAAACTGAACAGGCATGACCAATCAACTTTCATCAAATCCAGCTGTTAAAATAGCATTAAATACTATTTAGCCATGTTAGCTAATGACacagttgtttgtttgttcacaCAGTTTGTTCAgtgaatttacaaaaaaaattctagTATCCCGGCTATAATAAGCATTCAACCATTGTGTGAAAGCCTCTACGAGGTCTATGGCCTCCAAGACACAGGTGGGCTTTATTGGCCTGGGCAATATGGGAAACCCAATGGCCAAGAATTTGCTGAAGCACGGCTACCCAGTCATTGCCACCGATGTCTTCCCCGAGTCCTGCAAGGAAGTTCAAGATCTGGGTGCCCAGGTGAGATAGTAAAAGATATAGCcaagcttctttttttaatcattttaaactGCTTCCAACTGCTTGTTGTCTGCATCCATTGTGATGTTTGTGCATTTCCACAGATTGTTGATAATCCTGCAGAGGTAGCAGACAAGGCTGACCGTATTATCACCATGCTTCCCTCAAATCCCAATGTTATTGAAGTGTATACTGGATCTAATGGTATTCTCAAGTATGCATTTCGTTTGTTATATATTTGCACAAATAATTAAACTAGTAGGTAGTACAGTTTCCAGACTACATtgtaattttgcttttttttttttttaacaggaatGTGAAAAAGGGCTCCCTGCTCATTGACTCTAGTACAATTGATCCAGCAGTTTCAAAAGAGATGGCAGCAGCTGCTGAGAAGATGGGTGCAGTTTTTATGGATGCACCTGTGTCAGGAGGTGAGTTTTATATTCATAATTGAACTATAGGCACAGTATACTATTTGGTGTACAAACCCAAAGATGCCCTTAGATCAGAATGTTAATGTTCCCATTGAGCAGCAGGGTGTTTATTCTACCTTACGTACATTTTTGAGGATGTGGTTTGGCTTGCTGCTGTGGTGTTACAGTATAAGGTGGGTGGTCTAAAACTCCAGAGTTTAGTaagactgtatatacacacaatgTTTGTGCTCTAAAGTCCACATAtagattaataataaataacagactTTATTCCACCCAACATAAATCAAACCCCCTTTGCCAAGACAGTCTCAGCCTCTTTTGAGCATTTTCCCGTGACAATCATTGACCCAGTAAAAACTGACGGGACCTTTTGGAGACGTTTGTAGAGTGTTGCACTCTATTGAGCAGAAATTATATGAATTCTAAGCCTATACTGCTTGAATAATAGTCTTTAGGggattgttgtgttttttttaatgtattaatattattattattattatttttaaaaaatttagtttgcccaaccagtctacatgtgttttgtggatttgGAGAAgtcattcgaccgtgttcctcaaggaattctgtggggagtactccgaaAATATGGGGTCCCGGAcaacctaattcaggctgttcgttccctgtatgaccagtgtcagagtttggtctgcattgccggcaataagtcagcTCCCGTTTCCAGTGAGTGTTGGattccgccagggctgccctttgtcaccgttGACATGACTTTTATgggcagaatttctaggcacagccatgGCGTTGAtgggatccggtttggtggctgcagggttgggtctctgctttttgcagatgatgtggtcctgttggCTTCATCAAACCGTtcccttcaactctcactggatcggtttgcagcgGAGTGTAAAGCGGccaggatgagaatcagcacctgaagtccgagtccatggttcttgcctgaaaaagggtggagtgtcatctccgggtcggggatgagatcctgccccaagtggaggagtttaagtacctcggggtcttgttcatgagtgagggaatgatggaacgcaagatcgacaggcgaattggtgtggcgtctgcagtgatgacgactctgcatcggtcggttgtgatgaagagggagctgagccgtaaggcaaagctctcaatttaccggtcgatatGCTTTCctactctcacctatggtcatgagctttgggtggtgACCGCAAGGAAAAGATCGCTGCTATAAGCGGCCGAAagcagccaagtttttccagagagattattacatccccatttgacgtgtgtggtaaaaggcagtgtgctagcatgaattcacttgagacaaatgtgcacattagcactgaataagtcatcaaaacttacctttatgcattcccacatagtatcagaatttgagaccaaatatgaggtgaaagaaaaaaaatacagtagtagtctatctgtgcggcatgagataaagttagcacacgcacaatggacatgcgtcaagtgagacggatgtaacagagagaatctggccacttttcaaaataaaacataaaaagttaaatattggaaattattttttctttctgtgcggcccggtaccaaataaCCCACGGcctgggggttggggaccactgctctaacaGAATCAATTTTTGCCATAGTGCATAAttcaaatccaattaatctcttCTGGGCATCCAAAATGTTACCACACAAAACACTTTCTTTACGATTATAGTTGTAcatccaaaaaaacatttgaaatgcatataaatgagagggataaatgaacatttagcatcactattaccttgattgaagacttaaTTATTGACAAAGATGACTATGAGGCAGTGGTGAGGGCTGAGCGGGGATCAACACgaactttgtgttttgctatgagtgatttttgcagccgtgatcaataagaagaGCAGAGACTTAGCATAGAACGACAGAGTCAgccactgatgatgtcatagacaggCTGGGGGAAGATGGCTTCCAGTTCCCGTTTTTATTTTGAGATCATGATAatcttttgtgataaaaataggttgcgaacacagttggactcaggcaGTGTGTTAACACAAGACGCATGCCATATTGTACGAGACCCAGGGCAaaatttgtgtatattttttatgtaaaccaaagaatatggggtaataactataaaagtaatcttaatttggtaaatgtactgcaaaaaagatcagtttggATAATCCATAACACCttgtatagagaacatacaaatcctctatttttaaaatcacaaatattaaaattcgcagatctAGTCATTTTTCAAACAGCTACAATTAtccataaagcaaacaataacctgctacccaaaaatgtcataaaatactagtcaacaagagaggagaaataagatctcagggaaaaagtaaacttaaaacacttttatgcgacaacaacgctaaaaacccacagcatctcagtatgtggaatcaaattatggacggattgagtaaggaactcaaagtACCCAGATGAGCGATTTCAGGAAACAATACAAGTAGCTGGTATTtgtaaaatacaaggaagaagagttttgAACCACTACAAAATGCTATGTCTCATCACTGTAACACTCATTattcttcattcttgtgagttcattgtcagtactcgcctattattattattattattattacaactcAGTTCAGTTATGTCTGTTtaaactgattattatttatttattatactaatatgtgattattatttaatatgatTGAGGAAgaaccttgacaattatattactacattgttacattacctataattttcccatgtattagctggtaaagactacattggaatacaggaagtgaataaatgtattgcagttgatgtgaaatggatgaggggtaggattaaataagctttgcttcttcctactccttttggacatgtggaattgcgaactgaattatgtgatgtattccattgtaacctgtatgcatgttcaaatacaattaaaccattacgctaactggggcgtacgctaactgaggttccccTGTAAGTTTCCTTGCTTTATAAGTAATATGTTAAGGGTGCTGTGTTTCTTGGAGGTCCATGCAGAACAGAAGTTTTCTTGAACTCTTATCTCCTCATTCAAGAGCATACTGTAGCTCTGCAATTAAAAGTTGCCACAGCCTCACTAAAAGTGCATGTAGTTTGAAGTGCGTATATGTGTGCGTCAGTGTCGTGACATACTGCAAGACATGCAACTAAATGTGTGTGTCTGACTTCAATCAACAAGCTGTAGATCATAGGagggaaactttttttttttgagcagcaATCAAAAGAAGTACAGTGGCTGGCAATTCCTGTATAATCTTGTATGGTTGAATCATAAACTTTAAAAGCGCACATGGTGTTGGGAACCTAATTGAGTCAGCATGTGTCTTATAGTTGATTCTTCATGTGAAACCATGCAAGGACCCAACTAGTTTCAACTGATATGACATCCCATTGGCTGTATTTGACTTTCGGTGTATAGGCTAATTCACTGATGAGTGTTGCCTTTCCGAACTCTAAATCCCCCAttggcttttttggggggaatctTAAAACGCGATGATGCTTAAATTGGGTTCTACATCTCTACCTAGAACCAAATTATATACTGCCAGATTGCTCACAAGGCCCAAAAGCTGGGAAACCTTATGGAAATGTTGGCTTCTCTCCATTAGCTTCCTGTAAACGTGATGACTGATTCCAACATTTCCTGGTACTCCTGTGGCTTGTTTTTTAACCCCATATTAACCATCATGATTCTGTCAATTTAGACAGTTCAAAGTTCACTTTCTTaaattgactgttttttttttttttggaatggtCTATTTGTCATCTGACAACTACTTATTATGGATCAAAAAGTTTTATGTTCCCTTcacgtcatttattgttgagCGTCTCTTTGACTTGAAAGTGATACTGTATGGTATAATAGCAGATATTCTTGTATCTGTTTTTGGTTCCACTGTGAGTGAGATGTGAACCTGAACCCACATGGCAGTTTTATGAGCACATTGATCTGATTTTCCTCTACTGCTATTCATCCAACCATGCATCAAACTCTAAAGAACAATATTAAACTAGGAGCAAACcatgactgtcacatgattTCCATTCTAGGTGTGGGTGCTGCCAATTCAGGAAAATTGACTTTTATGGTGGGAGGAGCGGAGGAAGAATTTACTGCCGCTAAAGAGTTACTCAGCTGCATGGGAGCCAACGTGATCTACTGTGGTCAAGTTGGAACTGGACAGGTATGAACTGACAATTCTTTCTGTGACAAAACCACTTTCCTTGCATATTTGCTCAACTCATTTGCCAAGTTAAGATGTTTAAATACAAGGGTTAACCTGATATCaatgttgttttgcttttttttggaataGGCTGCCAAAATCTGTAACAACATGCTCCTTGCTATTGGAATGATTGGGACATCCGAAACGATGAATTTGGGAATCAGGTAACACAATATTGTTGTTGTAACAGAATATTGGTCAGAAATTTTAAGAAATCTACTTACGgcagaaaatgtatttgtttgccTTTTACTCCCAGACTTGGTCTTGATCCCAAACTGTTGGCCCAGATCCTAAACATGAGTTCAGGCCGTTGCTGGTCAAGTGACACCTACAATCCTGTGCCTGGCGTGATGGAGGGAGTACCCTCAGCAAATAACTA
It contains:
- the hibadhb gene encoding 3-hydroxyisobutyrate dehydrogenase b; this translates as MAAVLRGTRYMVRSRCKNVDFAIASTRSMASKTQVGFIGLGNMGNPMAKNLLKHGYPVIATDVFPESCKEVQDLGAQIVDNPAEVADKADRIITMLPSNPNVIEVYTGSNGILKNVKKGSLLIDSSTIDPAVSKEMAAAAEKMGAVFMDAPVSGGVGAANSGKLTFMVGGAEEEFTAAKELLSCMGANVIYCGQVGTGQAAKICNNMLLAIGMIGTSETMNLGIRLGLDPKLLAQILNMSSGRCWSSDTYNPVPGVMEGVPSANNYQGGFGTQLMAKDLGLAQNTATSTKTPVPLGSLAHQIYRMMCARGYASKDFSSVFQFLREEEEGQ